In Triticum aestivum cultivar Chinese Spring chromosome 5B, IWGSC CS RefSeq v2.1, whole genome shotgun sequence, the following proteins share a genomic window:
- the LOC123116051 gene encoding oryzalexin E synthase, which produces MEASYKLWLVYVSLASFVLYKVFVLGKKNSRLPPGPTPIPLLGNIFDIQGDLHQALTRLAGVHGPIISIKLGATTAVVASSAECARDVLQKYDHLLAGRSVADAARALGFHERSIIWLPSTSPLWKRLRAVCTNHLFSAHGLDAARAVREEKVRDLVGCIRGHAGETVDVGRVVLSGLFNLVSSVLFSEEVGDLSSERAQGLETLIDDILAELVKPNLSDLFPVLSVLDLQRRRRRTGESLGRFFDFFDRIIDRRMKAGGERKGDFLDVLLQLHSVDQLSIETIKSFLLDLFIAGTETNSLTVQWAMAELLRHPVVMSKVRAELQEVLGEKQYPDESDISRLSYLRAVLMESMRLHSPSPLLIPHHAMAEGAEVGGFVVPKGATVIVNLWAVMRDPAVWTQSEEFMPERFIGADMDFRGKDRFEFMPFGAGRRACPGMPMATRVVTLILASLLHRFEWRLPEGMQPCDVDVRDRYRMSLNMVTPIKAVPLPLFS; this is translated from the exons ATGGAAGCTTCCTACAAGCTGTGGCTTGTGTACGTTTCACTCGCCTCATTTGTCCTCTACAAGGTCTTCGTTCTAGGCAAAAAGAATTCTCGGCTGCCGCCGGGCCCGACGCCGATCCCTCTCCTCGGCAACATCTTTGACATCCAAGGCGATCTGCACCAGGCCCTTACCAGGCTCGCCGGGGTGCACGGCCCTATCATATCCATCAAGCTCGGCGCCACCACCGCCGTCGTGGCCTCATCCGCCGAGTGCGCCCGCGACGTGCTGCAGAAGTACGACCACCTCCTGGCCGGGCGGTCCGTCGCCGACGCCGCGCGCGCGCTGGGATTCCACGAGCGCTCCATCATATGGCTGCCGTCCACCAGCCCGCTGTGGAAGCGCCTCCGCGCCGTGTGCACCAACCACCTCTTCTCGGCGCACGGCCTCGACGCGGCGCGCGCGGTGCGGGAGGAGAAGGTGAGGGACCTGGTCGGCTGCATCCGCGGCCATGCCGGGGAGACCGTGGACGTCGGCCGCGTCGTGCTCTCCGGGCTGTTCAACCTCGTCTCGAGCGTGCTGTTTTCCGAGGAGGTGGGCGACCTGAGCTCAGAACGGGCGCAGGGTCTCGAGACGCTGATCGACGACATCCTCGCGGAGCTCGTCAAGCCGAACTTGTCGGACCTCTTTCCCGTGCTCTCCGTTCTTGatttgcagcgccgccgccgccgtaccgGCGAGAGTCTGGGAAGGTTTTTTGACTTCTTTGACCGGATTATTGACCGTCGTATGAAGGCCGGAGGCGAAAGGAAAGGTGATTTCTTAGATGTGCTACTCCAGCTTCACTCGGTGGATCAGCTCAGCATTGAAACAATCAAGTCCTTTCTTTTG GATCTGTTCATAGCAGGGACAGAGACAAACTCTCTCACCGTACAGTGGGCGATGGCCGAGCTACTTCGGCACCCGGTCGTCATGTCAAAGGTTCGAGCCGAGCTACAGGAAGTGCTCGGTGAAAAGCAGTATCCTGACGAGTCCGACATCAGCAGGCTGTCGTATCTCCGCGCCGTGCTGATGGAGAGCATGCGCCTTCACTCGCCAAGCCCGCTCCTGATACCGCACCACGCCATGGCGGAAGGCGCGGAGGTCGGGGGCTTCGTGGTGCCCAAGGGAGCCACGGTGATCGTCAACCTATGGGCCGTCATGCGCGACCCGGCGGTGTGGACGCAGTCCGAGGAGTTTATGCCGGAGAGGTTCATCGGGGCGGACATGGACTTCCGGGGCAAGGATCGGTTCGAGTTCATGCCGTTCGGGGCGGGGAGAAGGGCTTGCCCTGGGATGCCCATGGCGACACGGGTTGTGACCCTCATCCTCGCGTCCCTGTTGCACAGGTTTGAGTGGAGGCTGCCCGAGGGGATGCAGCCGTGCGACGTCGATGTTCGAGACCGGTATAGGATGTCTCTCAACATGGTCACGCCGATCAAGGCTGTGCCACTGCCGTTGTTCTCGTGA